The region TGTCCCGTCGTGGTTTTCTGAAAGCTGGCGGTACCGCCATGGGGGCTGTGGTTTTGGGGGGGCTTGCCGGATGTGGTGACGATGTGACTAAAATCGTCAAGTCATCTACTGACTCGGGGAGCACGACCACCGAAACGTTATGGTACGGCACTGAACCGGCCACCGGAACTATTGTAGAGGAGGTTACAACCGATATCCTGATCTGTGGTTTAGGACATGGGGGTTTAAATGCAACCTTAGCCTCTGCCGAAGCGGGCGCCAAAACATTGGCAATAGAAAAGGCGAGCGGTCCTGGCAGTGTGAAAACATATCTGGGTGCCGTTGGGACCACAGCTCAGAATAATGCTGGCGTGAATATCAATAAGGGGGAATTACTTAACGATATTGCCCGTTATGCCGGCGGTAAATGTAATTATGACCTGATCCGTATGTGGATTGACGAAAGCGGCGCGACCGTGGATTGGCTCGCAAGCTATATGGCTAAGTATGGTTACACCCATGTGGCTGAGTACGATGTCGGTGATGGCACCCATGGCTATTTCAAGGTGTTTCCCGTACATACCAAACTTCTCGCTGGCGATAACGTCACGACGGGGACGGCGGATGCAATTGTCGCCGAAGCTGAAGCATTGGGAGCAACACTCCGTTACGACACATCATTAATCAAATTTATCAAGGATGCCTCTGGCAAAGTTACCGGTGTATATGCCAAGAACGACAAAGGGTACATCAAGATATCGGTATCAAAGGCTGTAATACTGTGCACCGGCGGATATGAGGGAGATGCAAAGCTATATACAAAACTGAATCCCTACGCTGCCGGTATTACAACTATTATTGCAGGCCGTAGTTACAATACCGGTGACGGCATAAAGGCTGCCATTTGGGCCGGCGGCCGTAAGCAGGAAACTGCTGCGGTGCAGTTATTCGACCGTGGTCCGGTAAAACCCGGTGATAAAGCCGGTTATCCGTTCCACAGTGACGAAGTTATGGGGCCGTTCTGGATGGGGAGTCAGCCTTTCTTAAAGGTTAACATGAAAGGCAAAAGATTCATGAATGAATCCGCCCCTTATGATTGGCCGTTATTTGCCGCGGGGTACCAGAATGGCGGAGTCTATTGCCCGATATTCGATGCCAATTACTGGGATAATATTGCGGGGTTTCATACCATTGGCTGTTCGCGGCAGATACCGAGTACAACGGTTCCCGCGACTGGAGAGGGGCAGGGCAAGGCAAATTTTGATGAAACACTCGCACAATATATTGGGGCCGGGATTATCCAGCAGGCCGATACCATTGCGGAATTGGCGACCAAGCTTGGCTTGCCGTCTGCTGAACTGGTCAATACGGTTAATCGTTTTAATACGTTGGCCCAAAACAAGAATGATACTGATTATGGAAAACCGGCCAAGGATTTGTTTCCGGTCAATACACCTCCCTTTTATGGGTACACCTTAGGGGGAAGTTTAATGTGCACAGAGGACGGCATCATCATTGACGAACATTGCCGGGTGATCGACTCCGATAACAATCCGATCACAGGGCTCTATGCAGCCGGAAACGTGAGCGGAGGAATATTTGATACCAATTATCCCGAATTGATCGTAGGACTTACATGCGGGAGAGCCATGACCCAAGCACGTCATGCGGTACGGCATGCATTGGGGATTATAAGCTAGAGAGAACAATCTATAGTAAAATTTTCAAGTTTAGTATCGCGCCTTCACGGCACACAATCGAGTAAATTATCGGGGATGCTAGTCAGAACAAGAGTCCGCTGTATGAGCAACAGGGCATATCACGGTACCGTGTCCGGGCTCAATTCCGGATACGGTACGTCCGTTTCAGTGAGGTACATCGCAGGTACCACACCCCACCAGACCCATTTATCAAGGAGACGCGCAGTGCACAGACATCCATCATGGGGCATCCCGCTGGCGGCGATGCTCTGCACCATCGCCCTTGCCGCCGAGGCCCCGGCTTTCGAGCAGGGGGACTACACCACCCCGGACACCTGGTCGCGGCAGGTTTCGCCGGGGCAGATGCAGGAGAGCGCCACCGGTATCGGCCTGGGCGGCACCAAGGTCTACACTACCCTTACGTCCCGGTACCGGCTCAGGTTCAACGATATCGGCAGCAACCACCTGGGTAACGACCAGGACTTCTACCAGTACCTGCGGGTGCGTACCGACTCCACGAAAGTGGGCAGCGGCACCGTCTCCCTCTCCGC is a window of Geobacter sp. FeAm09 DNA encoding:
- a CDS encoding FAD-binding protein — encoded protein: MNEVKNGEVTTGLSRRGFLKAGGTAMGAVVLGGLAGCGDDVTKIVKSSTDSGSTTTETLWYGTEPATGTIVEEVTTDILICGLGHGGLNATLASAEAGAKTLAIEKASGPGSVKTYLGAVGTTAQNNAGVNINKGELLNDIARYAGGKCNYDLIRMWIDESGATVDWLASYMAKYGYTHVAEYDVGDGTHGYFKVFPVHTKLLAGDNVTTGTADAIVAEAEALGATLRYDTSLIKFIKDASGKVTGVYAKNDKGYIKISVSKAVILCTGGYEGDAKLYTKLNPYAAGITTIIAGRSYNTGDGIKAAIWAGGRKQETAAVQLFDRGPVKPGDKAGYPFHSDEVMGPFWMGSQPFLKVNMKGKRFMNESAPYDWPLFAAGYQNGGVYCPIFDANYWDNIAGFHTIGCSRQIPSTTVPATGEGQGKANFDETLAQYIGAGIIQQADTIAELATKLGLPSAELVNTVNRFNTLAQNKNDTDYGKPAKDLFPVNTPPFYGYTLGGSLMCTEDGIIIDEHCRVIDSDNNPITGLYAAGNVSGGIFDTNYPELIVGLTCGRAMTQARHAVRHALGIIS